Genomic window (Helianthus annuus cultivar XRQ/B chromosome 3, HanXRQr2.0-SUNRISE, whole genome shotgun sequence):
GTGCTTTCTTTATCGTCTCTTCCTGGCATACTTCCTTTCTAATTTGCTTTCTTAGAATTTTCTTTCCTAACTTCCTTGCTTTACTTcaatcttttttcttttttttgcaCCACACATGTTTTAACTTGTTCGTACCACACAGGTTTTGTTTGCCACACAGGTATTGATTTGCCACACATGTCTTTCTTTCTTGCTTACTTTGCCACACAAGTCTTGATTTGCCACACAAGTCTTTCTTTCTTGCTTTGCCACACAGGTCTTGTCATCACGAAGGTTATGTACCACGAAGGATTTGTACCACGAAGGATTTATACCATGAAGGTTTTGTGCCACGAAGGATTTTCTTGCGTTCTTGCTATACGTTTATGGTTTGATTTTGACTTGCTTTATTTTCTAAAACATCCCATTTCGAAATTTTCAAAGATTTTGTTTTTGACAAACAATACTaatttctttctttattttatgatgatgaatTTAAAACAAATATTGTTTTTTGTTTCCCAAGTCTATGTTTCAAGTGTTTTGAAATCTCACgaaacaaagcaaaacaaaagttaaacttttgtttgttttgaatATTGGATCAAAAAACAATAACGAATTCAAATCTTGAACACAAATTCTTACGCTGACTTTCAATTAACTTGTTTATTATCTAATATTTCAAGGGGTTTCAAGCATTCAACGGCTTGATTGCAATTGATTTGAAATTCGAATTTCAAACAAAAGCAAAAGTCAAAATTCGAGAACCTGGTTTTGGGGATTCAAATCGGCTTCTTCTTCCCAGATTTGAAACATGTGCTATGATACCACTGTTGATCAGAACCTCtatgaacacgaacacaatgataAACCATGAACAATTGAACGAATAACTATATTGAATGTGAAAGTATAAGAGATTCTGATGATTACAATTGAAATAAGCaaaccctatttatactaaacaacAGGTACGAGTGAAAGGTTATGTCTTCTCTTGAAACATTGTGTCTCCTTGTTCTTGTGATGTTGGCGTCGATCTTGAAGAGGTGCGTCTCCAAGGATATGTCAATCCATTAGATGTAGGTTACAAACTTTCACTTGTTCGCTTCTAGTCCTCATACTTCCATAACTAACTTAAATGAAACATAAACTATCTATAAACTATTTATTAAATAACCCTTGTACTTAGGATGTGAGAGATTAGAACTTCACAGATGAATCAATGCAAAGGATGAATGTCGTACCAAAAATTAAACCAAGGGTGCTAATGAGCGTCTTATTGCCACACTGAAGAAACCACAAATAAAACTAATGCCTGATAGTTCCTAGCTGAAATCGCTATTCCGCACTCATCTTCTTTAGACGTAGATCTTGATTTCAAACCCAATGTGGAACAACAGATAATCTTAGATCAAGATCAAATTGAGTTTTTATTTGAGTAAATCCAAAATAGAACTTGCCTCATTCAAGTGTCATGATGAAGTGCTATCAAACAATCCAAATGTAAGTTAAAAAATTAGGTATTCAAAAACATAGATTTGCATTAAAGATAAGAGCACGAGACAGAAGGACTGTATTTGAGTTTTGAAACAGGGGTAGAGTTTGCTGTTTGAAGGGCAAATTCAAAATAAAGCTGACTTTGTCAAAAGGCCACTCAAGAAAAAAAATTACATGAAAGATTTGGCCGACCAAGAGTATTGTGAATAATGAGGTTGTACCTAATGCAAAAATACATGTATGTTTAAACTACTAACTAATTATCCAAATTATTAGGATTTGATTAAAGATCAGGAAATTAAAGTGTAACTAATACAAGGGTTTAAAGTGTAATTAGTGGTTAAAGACTAATTTATCTTTATTTTAGGTTTTATGTTATgctttaaaacaaaaaaaaaagttcttTTTTATCTTAAAATGTTTATCCTTAAGGGGGAGGGGTGGTTATCACTTGCAaaaatttcatcactcacaacatccaatcaagttacgtcatgtcatcaaccattattccaccACTCACAACATTTTTTaatggcaatggtcatcactcacaacacccaataATAAACCCTCACACCCACTCACATCTTCCATTTATCATGGCGTGAAAAAAATCACGGAAATTGAAATGTTGCATGCTATCACGCGTGGAATTAGTTGGTGGCGGTGGAATGTTGCATGTTATCACTCGTGGTATTTGGCCATCACGTCCCCACCTCCACTCCCCTAATGCATTaaaatatagtatagattagggATGGGTTTTTTTCCCAAATACCTGTACTCGTACCCGTACCGTACCCGTACCTGTACCTGTACCTGTACCTGTACCCGTACCGATTTTAGGTATTTGGTACATGTATCGGTacccagttttattgattttggtattcggtactttcggtattggtacgggtacgggtaaaaacgggtactggtaccgaattttaTATAGAccttaatttttttctttttgtattaTGTTTCATTTCGTATTATGGTATTTATAGTACTCGTATTGGttttacctatatggtacccgtatcgtattggtactcgtaccaattttacctatttggtactcgtactatattggtactcatgtcaattttacctatttagtactcgcaaaaatgttaaaaaactaaataaaaacaaaatggtaccaaAGCGGGTAGTGTACCGAAAATACCCATACCAGTACTCATACCCGTACCATACCTATATATTTGGTACGGTATTTGGTACccagttttgttcaaattcggtaccggtattttcggtaccggtacgggtATGGGTAGAGGTACTGTACCAATCCCATCCCTAGTATAGATGATAAGTATCACAGTTACAATCTCTTGAATACTAAACATATACTTTCTTTGAAACGCATCTTACACACTCTCACATTTACTAATTGAAATTGCATGGGAGGTTAACTATAACTACTGACCGAGTAAGCTCAAAGCATACAAGATGAAGACATCATCCTtattctattacttcaaatagcATTTAGACTCTATAGTACCCAGGGATCATGAAATCAAACatacaatcaataacacaaaGCAAACGAATTTTATTGAACAATCGATCTGCTTATTTATACAAACTCGTTTGGGTTCATATAACCTAAACCATCGTGACCTTTGATGAATCGACGTGATGATTCATATTCAGTTTCTAGGTTTTAGCTGACACATACAATCATTATACATTAGTACATAATACACTAAAAGTAAACTTTAACAAATGACACATTAGACCTGTTAACTCTCACCCAAACGGCCAAACTTGTCATTCTACAATAGCGGTGAAGTTGAAGCTACCACAAGAGGTTCCTCGAGCTAGTAAAGATGAACTGAAACCCAACTTTTGATTCTCTAGATCCAAGAACAAGAAATTGTTCTCCATCTGAAATGTCCCAATCACAATTGCATCTTTCATTTTTAAACCACCATCGAGGAATGCAAGACATGCGGTGCCATTCCCAACGCGCTTCATCGAGTTGTCACCATATATTGTCCACTTTTTACCGCTTTCCATTTCAAGATCAATTGTTGGAACCCGAAATCCTTTCTCAACAGATCCGACCGCACTAGATTTTAGACACAGACTAAAGGGTTGAACTGATTTTAGTCGAGGAATGTTCGTGGTAGCCATTGAAAAACTTGAAACAAAGGCTTTATAGATATCACTTCTGAGTTTCGTGTATGGGGTGACGGTACTAAGCCTCACAGAAGCACTTTTTATTGATGGTATAGGAATGGATATTCCTCTAATAGAAATCCTATTGATTCTAATATGATATCCAAGGGATGTCTTATGCTTTCTTACCATTGGAGTGTAAGAAAGAATGCTTCTAAGATCAAGATTTGGAAAAGAGGTAAAATAAAAAGGCCCATCACCTAAAAATGTCACCCCAGGAGTCTTTGAGGAACTTGGTAGACAAAGTACAAATTTGTTTGCCACGTCAGGTTTATCGACCTGACGTGGAAAAGCCAAAGCGGACCACGAAAAGGCTGCAACTCCGTCGACACCTTTAGGAAGTGATATTAACAAGGAGGAAGGTGCACATGATACTACCAGCTCTACTCCAAAAGTTTGACCTGACAATACAGCAATGTTTCGACCATCAGTTCCGTAAAATATGACCAAATCTGTGGTTAGTTGTGATAACTTGCACGACTTTGAGACGGGATTCACCGGGGTGACTGCACATATATTGCAACCATATTTTGCTGTAATATTGAGAGAAGGGCAACTAGGATTGATATAAGAGTGGGCTTCTTTGCAAAGAGTTCTGTCACATCTCAAGGGAAATCTACATCCTTCCTCTAAACCACAAGCAACCATCGGAGGGTTACGCACAACACAATCTCGCCATGTGAAAGGAGCATCGAGGTCAATGAGTTTATCTCCTCGAGGAAGCCATGAAACACTGTGAAGAGATGTTTCTGCGTCCTTCAATATGGGCAGAACTAAGGTATTGAAATGTGTATAATAATATTGGGATAACACATCACGAGAGCAGGATACTAAAACAAAGAAAAGTAGCTTTACAAGATGCATATTGTTTTCTTGTGAGCAAGTAAACTATGAAGGTGTGCAATGAAGGGTGGAGTTATCGATTAGCTTTTATATAGCGTATAAAGTTATATAGTAAAACACCATATGGATTGTTTATTGTAATATAAATGCGAAGGAACATGAAGCTTCATCGTTAAAGCAAGTAGCAATATAAGTCGCAACTTGTAATAACAAAAAACAATGAGCATGTTGTAAGACCTTACTATTAAGGGTGTTTGATACGCTACTGAGGGTAGACTTGAACAAATAGGTTAAAATTGTGTAGAAGTCCAAGAATGATTTAGATTCATCATTTTGAAAACCAAGCCAGTCtacgaataataataataaaaaaaaaccctcTCAGGCAAACACCCTTGttttaaaatatttctttgttttcgtataacattatactagtttaggggaggaggggtggttcactagtgatagtttCTATCACTCTCACTATCCAATCAAGTCATGCCATGTGTACAACCAATATTCTATCATTAGTGATAGAAATATAgagggggtggtatcactagtgattgGATTCTATCACTCctaatattttttaattttttattttaaattccaTTTAAGTGATAGCATATTACTCTCACAAAAATGTAGTGGGTGTTCCACGTGTCAAAAAAAGGTGGTCAACTGGACATGCAATGGGTCCAGAGCATAGGTGTCACACATGCAAACAATGGATACATTCAAGTTTCACGCGTTATGTTTTCAACTCATTATTATTTTAACGAGTGATACTTAGGCCGGCGGCGGTGTTCCGTTCTTGTTTAACGAGTGATGGGGGTGGTATAACGGACCACCCCGTGTGCCCTTAGAACCTCatgcattacacggtttgaataaatgcaattttatataccaaataataaaaaatatatatttaaaaatctcgtttattacacgggttgaataaatgcaattttatataccaaataataaaacaatatatatttaaaaatctcatttattacattggtcgaataaatgtaattttatatattaaataataaaaaatgttatatctttaagaaccccgtgtattgtacgggttgagtaaatttaattttatatattaaataataaaaaaattacatttttaagaacctcgtcGAGCTGAGGAGCGAGACTAAGTTCGACCGTTAGGGAGACTAAAGCAGGAGtctgtgttatacgggttgaacacgtgtaattttatataccaaacaataggGAGACTAAAGCGGGAGGCTGCGTTatacgggttgagcacatgtaattgtatataccaaacaataaaaagttatatctgtataaatcctatgtattatatgtattgaataaatctaattttatatactaaataaaaaaaagttatatttttaaaaccccgagtattacacgagttgcataaatgtaattttgtatagtaaaaaataaaaatgttatatctttaaaaaatcttgtttattacacaggttgaatgaatctaataaaaatttatatcttaaaaaaaaactaacggatatacttgatatacgatggatggggtgattgcggtgaatgttcttataaatgtcacaacatagtgattaccgtatttgagttgagaacTGAACACGAAAAtataagtatagaaccaataaacaccttttaaacattttttaaatAGGTTATACCCTTAAgtattttagtttaataaaataaataaatcttttaaaTTAACTGAGTTATGGCTAAATGACATAACTTGCaaaggtttgcaaacatcgagtacgttttctgtaattactgaagacaaaggacacagtttgtaataagtgacatacataaaggacgatttttgtaatttactctattttaaaatattatatatattatctcctatatgaattgtttaaatttatattaaatttgatTGTATAATTACCTTTTAActgatattaattatctataaaaatagatgGCACACGTGttcaaaacttggtttcttttattatagttttactaggttataacccggaaattttccgggtaggaaaatttaatttaaaacaaataaaagtataaaaataacacttttaacATCTAAAGTATCTTCTTTCCATTTTTTCCGCCGTAAATTTTTAATTCggtttcttaaactttttcttgttgtaaagagccataaaaacatacaaaagcaagaatgtatatttatcatgtatattttttagtataacggattattttttaaaaatttatatacACGTATAGACAATACCTCACTGTCACTCTACACTCTAAATCAAACTATTTTGACCCGACTCATACCTATTCCCAACCTTGCCCCACCCACATCagctacaacaaaaaaaaaaaatcaatcaaaaaAATACATGTTTGGATTCTTATATTATGATACAATGACACCTACATCAGCTACAACAAAAAAGAAAACCAACTAACACTAATATATAAACATggaaaaatgtaaattataaatcCAATCCAGATGGCTCAGttcgttaaaaaaaataatccgTGAAACATTAATATAAATTACTCAATGGAAAATACATGAGAATCTGTTGGTGGAGGTAAGATAGTTGGTGGCTATATAAATTAACAATCTAAATTCTATATAATCCCTTCCATCTATAATATGAAGTATATAAATCAAATAATGTATTCAACACGTGAACACCTATGCAACCATCAACTAATTAAATGAGCAGTTAACCCACAATGACATTAAAGTTATAGTTTTCAATCATTTTTTTCTTATGTAGACATTTAATTTAAGATCTATCTAAGATTGTGATTCACTCGGTTCTCGATCATAATCTGCAGAAGAACAAACAATATcaacattcaaaaacaaaaaagatTCAATTAATCCAACAAATCATTTTGCATTAATCACCTGTGACTTCAATTTCCAATCGATTAAGCTCGAGTTTCAACGAATCCAAACCGTAGAACAACTTTAAAAGATTGTTCGTGTCTAAACTTGGCCTCACCGTAGACCCCCTACAACTTGTAGTACCCGAACCCCTACCTCCTCCACTTCCTCGGTCCTTGTAAGATCCCGAAAATGTCAACGGCGTCGTATACTACAATAGAAATACAAATTAAGATAGAAAACACAAAACAATTTATGTCGAGGGCAAAAGCTATTTATATGAATAATTTTCTTATGAGTGACAATTTGGGACATGTGGAAATTTCAAGCAGTTTGGAATCATTTACTTATACACTAACACTAAGATTAATGAAAGGGGCAAGTTGTAGTCCTATCACAAAACCACACTATCAAATGAAGAAAAGTAACAAAATCATTTGACTTCTCTCACAAAAAAACGCAAACTTAAATCAACTAAATAGCTTAAATTCCTCAAATAATGCATGACTTCAAGAATCTGAATTCCGTGATACCagtgaaaaagaaaataaatcaCAGATTACAAATAAGTTATTTATAATAGGCATATAAGTCACAAAATGTTGAAATCCGAAATATCCGCCACATGCATACAACCATATCAAAATAGCAACAACTCAAACATGTAAAGCAAGTGAATCAAACCTGGAAAGCAGCCATAAACAAATGATAAG
Coding sequences:
- the LOC110929396 gene encoding chitinase CLP, which encodes MHLVKLLFFVLVSCSRDVLSQYYYTHFNTLVLPILKDAETSLHSVSWLPRGDKLIDLDAPFTWRDCVVRNPPMVACGLEEGCRFPLRCDRTLCKEAHSYINPSCPSLNITAKYGCNICAVTPVNPVSKSCKLSQLTTDLVIFYGTDGRNIAVLSGQTFGVELVVSCAPSSLLISLPKGVDGVAAFSWSALAFPRQVDKPDVANKFVLCLPSSSKTPGVTFLGDGPFYFTSFPNLDLRSILSYTPMVRKHKTSLGYHIRINRISIRGISIPIPSIKSASVRLSTVTPYTKLRSDIYKAFVSSFSMATTNIPRLKSVQPFSLCLKSSAVGSVEKGFRVPTIDLEMESGKKWTIYGDNSMKRVGNGTACLAFLDGGLKMKDAIVIGTFQMENNFLFLDLENQKLGFSSSLLARGTSCGSFNFTAIVE